The genomic DNA TTCGTCAACAACGTCGCCGTCGCCGCCCAACACGCGCTCGACACCGACGCGTACGACGTCGACCGCGTCGCGATCGTCGACTGGGACGTCCACCACGGCAACGGGACGCAGGACATCTTCTACGACCGTGGCGACGTTTTCTTCGTCTCGCTTCACGAGAAAGGGCTCTACCCCGGGACCGGCGAGATCGAGGAGACCGGTGCGGCTGACGGAACGGGGACGACGATGAACGTTCCCATGCCGGCCGGGACCGACGACCGGGAGTATCTGGCCGCGTTCGACGGCCCGATCGCCGCTGCACTCACCGATTTCGACCCGGATCTGCTGTTGATCAGCGCCGGCTTCGACGCGCATCGCCACGATCCCATTTCGCGAATCAGACTCTCGACCGAAGCGTACGCCCTGATGAGCGATCGCGTCCGCTCCCTCGCGGACGACACCGACGCCGCGCTGGCGTTCGTCCTCGAGGGCGGGTACGGGCTGGACGTCCTCGCCGACAGCGTCGCGCTCGTCCACGAGACCTTCGACGGTCGGGAGCCGATCGAACCCGACGACGAACCCG from Natrinema salaciae includes the following:
- a CDS encoding histone deacetylase family protein; translation: MQFGYSELCLAHDPGSRHPESPDRLRAIRERLKRKHGVEYVDADPCELDTMAAVHDREYLESVREFCADGGGSWDPDTTAVEETWDAARRSAGLACWAAEQALEGATGRETPFSIGRPPGHHAVTDNAMGFCFVNNVAVAAQHALDTDAYDVDRVAIVDWDVHHGNGTQDIFYDRGDVFFVSLHEKGLYPGTGEIEETGAADGTGTTMNVPMPAGTDDREYLAAFDGPIAAALTDFDPDLLLISAGFDAHRHDPISRIRLSTEAYALMSDRVRSLADDTDAALAFVLEGGYGLDVLADSVALVHETFDGREPIEPDDEPGENAESTLEDVLDAHELDVDLDDV